Proteins encoded within one genomic window of Lysinibacillus sphaericus:
- a CDS encoding VanW family protein, protein MVVFCLGSVMALVGCQDKIKHEQIEKDDVQQSVMYTHDKEQEVGPVVVEIVNPQSKEIIHIVSPIELGFETDPVLYKKNIEQLAQQLARGTETKVGFDKRMMLDKVDDNGRIIKGSPLVILKESELVEKIMAASATGGTVEMPLYITESGYYFEDIPYLEDVVVASYTTYFNGADVGRNKNIELSAKAIHNVIVGSGDTFSFNTVVGPRDEANGYQPAPEIINKKLVMGIGGGICQTSSTLFNAVDQLPIKFVERHHHSLDVGYVPKGRDATVSYGGLDFRFQNTSDVPFLIKATYGQDFLTVEIRTAKKYQEILTKLPPQ, encoded by the coding sequence ATGGTTGTATTTTGTTTAGGCAGTGTAATGGCTTTAGTAGGTTGTCAGGATAAAATAAAGCACGAACAAATTGAAAAAGACGACGTGCAACAATCTGTTATGTACACGCATGACAAAGAGCAGGAAGTAGGTCCTGTAGTGGTTGAAATTGTTAATCCACAATCTAAAGAAATCATCCACATCGTATCGCCCATAGAATTAGGCTTTGAAACAGACCCAGTCTTGTATAAAAAGAACATTGAACAATTGGCACAACAATTAGCGAGAGGCACAGAAACAAAAGTTGGTTTTGATAAGCGAATGATGCTTGATAAAGTCGATGACAATGGTCGGATTATAAAAGGTAGTCCATTAGTTATTTTAAAAGAAAGTGAATTGGTAGAAAAAATTATGGCAGCATCAGCAACGGGTGGCACAGTAGAAATGCCACTGTATATTACTGAAAGTGGCTATTATTTTGAAGACATACCCTATTTAGAAGATGTTGTAGTGGCTTCTTATACAACCTACTTCAATGGAGCGGATGTTGGAAGAAATAAAAATATTGAACTTTCAGCAAAAGCCATTCACAATGTGATTGTTGGTAGCGGAGATACTTTTTCGTTTAATACTGTTGTAGGCCCTAGAGATGAAGCGAATGGCTATCAGCCCGCACCTGAAATTATTAATAAAAAGCTTGTTATGGGCATTGGTGGGGGGATTTGCCAAACATCTTCAACATTGTTTAATGCAGTCGATCAACTCCCGATTAAATTTGTGGAGCGACACCATCATTCATTAGATGTAGGATATGTTCCAAAGGGCAGAGATGCAACGGTGTCCTATGGTGGCTTAGATTTTAGATTTCAAAACACCAGTGATGTACCATTTTTAATTAAGGCGACCTATGGACAAGATTTTCTGACAGTGGAAATAAGGACAGCAAAAAAATACCAAGAAATTTTAACAAAGCTTCCCCCACAATAA
- a CDS encoding DUF3997 domain-containing protein, which translates to MKRWIVILICLFISGCAGLGDYSINLSGNYSLLRTSSHNITIAPKSKNGEGMWDENVIPAKVVEVGWNKDYIIAKQQAYPNEEYFYWILNVKDEYVEGPFILNDFQKKIKEYDITNLELKLVEDIQ; encoded by the coding sequence ATGAAAAGATGGATAGTAATTCTGATTTGTTTATTCATAAGTGGTTGTGCCGGTTTAGGAGATTATAGTATTAACTTATCTGGGAATTATTCACTTTTGCGAACTTCAAGTCATAATATTACGATTGCACCTAAAAGTAAGAATGGTGAAGGAATGTGGGATGAGAATGTTATTCCTGCAAAAGTTGTAGAAGTTGGTTGGAATAAAGATTACATAATTGCAAAACAGCAGGCTTACCCTAATGAAGAGTATTTTTACTGGATTTTAAATGTTAAAGATGAATATGTAGAAGGACCTTTTATTCTTAATGACTTTCAAAAAAAAATAAAAGAGTATGATATTACTAACTTAGAATTGAAATTGGTAGAAGATATACAATAA
- a CDS encoding winged helix-turn-helix domain-containing protein produces MIHLTNRQARQFLLLKHGLLDDYKFSGKRGVLDFTRQAGCIQYDPIDVCGKNAELVLQSRIKEFTKGMLADLLYVERSLVDYPDKNLSIITVEDWPYFERYREAARQHAKRYPEMEALTTLVRAHIQNHGALSSDDLKLDGDFSWQSAIHWSSGNNPSRSVLEQMYSTGELIIHHKKGSRKYYDLAKKYIQPNLLTASEPLVDELAHYKWRVLRRIGSVGLLWNRASDAWLNIWGLKAAQRKEVFSQLLQEDRIVAITVDQMKDMLYCLAEDLPLIEVVLQNPEPKWRCELIAPLDNFLWDRKLITALFNFDYTWEIYTPVSKRKFGYYVLPLVYGERFIGRAEIIAERKTGTLVVKNIWYENGVKQTTQLRTALNNCLKKFAHFNGCETMSVEYLNE; encoded by the coding sequence ATGATTCACTTAACAAACCGCCAGGCACGGCAATTTCTGTTGTTGAAACACGGACTTTTGGACGACTATAAATTTAGCGGGAAACGGGGTGTATTGGACTTTACTCGACAAGCTGGTTGTATTCAATACGACCCCATCGATGTTTGCGGAAAGAATGCCGAATTGGTGTTGCAGTCCCGAATCAAAGAATTTACTAAAGGAATGCTCGCCGATTTGCTGTATGTGGAAAGAAGCCTTGTCGATTATCCCGACAAGAACCTCTCTATTATCACTGTTGAAGACTGGCCGTATTTTGAACGCTATAGGGAAGCCGCCCGACAACATGCCAAACGCTATCCCGAAATGGAAGCGTTGACAACGCTAGTACGGGCTCATATCCAAAATCATGGTGCACTAAGTTCGGATGATTTAAAATTGGATGGAGATTTCTCTTGGCAATCAGCCATTCACTGGAGTAGCGGAAACAATCCATCTCGCTCAGTACTGGAACAGATGTATTCAACGGGGGAGTTGATTATCCATCATAAAAAGGGCAGCCGTAAATATTACGATTTAGCCAAGAAGTACATACAGCCGAATCTGCTGACTGCATCAGAGCCCCTAGTTGATGAACTTGCGCATTATAAGTGGCGGGTACTACGTCGAATCGGCTCGGTCGGTCTCTTATGGAATCGTGCGTCAGATGCATGGTTGAATATTTGGGGGTTGAAAGCAGCACAACGCAAAGAGGTTTTTAGCCAGCTATTGCAGGAAGATCGTATTGTTGCCATTACTGTGGATCAAATGAAGGATATGCTGTATTGCCTTGCGGAGGATTTACCGCTTATTGAAGTGGTTTTGCAAAATCCAGAACCAAAATGGCGTTGCGAGCTGATTGCGCCGCTCGATAATTTCCTTTGGGACAGAAAACTAATTACCGCATTGTTTAACTTTGATTATACGTGGGAGATATACACACCTGTAAGCAAACGAAAATTCGGCTACTATGTGCTCCCCCTCGTATATGGCGAACGCTTCATTGGACGAGCTGAGATTATCGCGGAGAGAAAAACTGGCACACTCGTTGTTAAAAACATCTGGTATGAGAACGGTGTGAAGCAAACAACTCAATTGCGTACAGCTTTGAACAATTGTCTCAAAAAATTTGCTCACTTCAACGGGTGTGAGACCATGTCAGTAGAATATTTGAACGAATAG
- a CDS encoding ABC transporter permease → MNIFNKVALQSLLKNRTRTIVTIIGVILSAAMITGVTTFATSLQNYMINGSIIKYGDWHVGFSDVDATFIEQQNEDNRIANTITFENIGYAKLEGGKNVNKPYLFIAGFDQDTYAHLPITLTAGRYPKNNTEILIPSHLKENGGVTISVGNTLALNVGRRISEDKQLSQYDPYLSTNPESFVAERKKHYTVVGTFKRPGFEEVKAPGYTLITTTNAMKKASSFSTFIKMKSPRKVHDYADEFATEHQFVTNDNVLRFMGLSNDKIFNRLLYSIGGMLVALIMLGSVFLIYNAFSISLNERMRQYGILMSVGATAKQLRNSVLFEGLCIGAVGIPIGVLVGIPSIKGVLSLVSKNFENIAYDNVPLTLTVSIPIIIATVVISLMTILISAYIPARKAANTPVMACIRQTNEIKVESKAINTSKWMERIYGLERTLALKNFKRNKRRYRSIVLSLILSVVMFVSSSAFKTTLQQAAESSVVNTDYDIMFFSENMKENDSFQLFDKLQNVDGVYKGSYQSMMEYASKINLHDFSADYRQAAGYVELDKTIDVPLDMQFLEDSVYLDFIKSLGLDIAEYTGENAKVIAVAKVKNKTATASEKDNIIDMFTKQSMNLDITPNVNTSAILNEERNVTITFVDTYPVDPLPKLPSEVRPYTFMIVAPYQLIDTWALADVPMDWGLTFLSKDASQSVDEMKKIIESEETSYEYSIYNANEIFDQNRNIIFIIDLFTIVFVIMMSLIAIANVFNTISTNIRLRRRELAMLRSVGMSNRDFNKMMRFECVLYGFQTLLFGLPISGILAWLIYKGMFIGGAEVAFTFPWSSMGISVLGVFLVIFITTMYALRIIKKENIVDALRDDMN, encoded by the coding sequence ATGAATATTTTCAATAAAGTCGCCTTGCAAAGTTTACTAAAAAACCGCACGCGAACGATTGTGACCATTATTGGCGTTATTTTATCTGCAGCGATGATTACAGGCGTTACGACCTTTGCGACATCCCTACAAAACTACATGATTAATGGCTCGATAATAAAATATGGCGATTGGCACGTTGGATTTTCTGATGTTGACGCTACATTTATCGAACAACAAAATGAAGATAATCGAATAGCCAATACCATTACCTTTGAAAACATTGGTTATGCCAAACTGGAGGGAGGTAAAAACGTCAACAAGCCGTATCTCTTTATTGCTGGCTTTGACCAAGACACGTATGCCCATTTACCAATAACACTTACTGCTGGTCGATACCCTAAAAATAACACGGAAATTCTCATTCCTTCGCACCTTAAGGAAAATGGGGGCGTGACGATTTCTGTAGGTAATACCCTTGCATTGAATGTTGGAAGACGTATAAGCGAGGATAAACAGCTCTCACAATATGACCCTTATCTTTCAACTAATCCAGAAAGCTTTGTAGCTGAGCGTAAGAAACACTATACAGTCGTTGGGACATTCAAACGACCTGGATTCGAAGAGGTAAAGGCACCTGGTTATACATTAATTACAACAACTAATGCTATGAAAAAAGCGAGTAGCTTTAGTACCTTTATTAAAATGAAAAGTCCTCGTAAAGTACATGATTATGCAGATGAATTCGCAACTGAACATCAATTTGTTACAAATGACAACGTGTTACGATTTATGGGTCTGTCAAATGATAAAATATTTAATCGTCTACTCTACTCAATTGGTGGCATGTTAGTTGCCTTAATTATGCTCGGTTCAGTTTTCCTTATATACAATGCCTTTTCCATTTCGTTAAACGAACGTATGCGACAATATGGAATTTTGATGTCAGTAGGTGCAACGGCAAAACAATTGCGAAATTCTGTATTATTTGAAGGACTATGTATTGGTGCTGTTGGTATACCAATCGGTGTGCTAGTTGGCATCCCAAGTATCAAAGGTGTTCTTTCTCTTGTGTCGAAAAATTTTGAAAATATTGCCTATGATAATGTACCATTAACTTTGACCGTTTCGATACCTATCATAATCGCCACAGTCGTTATTAGTTTGATGACCATTTTAATTTCAGCTTATATCCCAGCACGCAAAGCTGCTAATACTCCAGTTATGGCTTGTATTCGTCAAACAAATGAAATTAAAGTGGAATCAAAAGCCATTAATACGTCTAAATGGATGGAGCGTATTTACGGCTTAGAACGCACACTTGCGCTTAAAAACTTTAAACGAAACAAAAGACGATATCGCAGTATCGTCCTATCACTTATATTAAGTGTAGTGATGTTTGTATCGTCTAGCGCATTTAAAACAACGCTCCAGCAGGCTGCAGAGTCATCCGTTGTCAATACGGATTACGATATTATGTTCTTTAGTGAGAACATGAAAGAAAACGATTCATTTCAGCTATTTGACAAACTACAAAATGTAGATGGGGTTTATAAAGGCTCTTATCAATCCATGATGGAATATGCAAGTAAAATTAACTTACATGATTTCTCAGCAGACTACCGTCAAGCAGCAGGTTATGTTGAGCTCGATAAGACGATTGATGTACCGCTAGACATGCAGTTTTTAGAGGATAGTGTTTACCTAGATTTTATTAAAAGCTTAGGTTTAGATATAGCTGAATATACAGGGGAAAATGCGAAAGTCATTGCCGTTGCCAAAGTGAAAAATAAAACGGCTACTGCATCGGAAAAAGACAACATAATAGATATGTTTACAAAACAGTCGATGAATTTAGATATTACACCAAACGTAAATACTAGCGCAATCTTAAATGAAGAGCGAAATGTAACGATTACATTTGTCGATACGTATCCTGTCGATCCATTACCAAAGTTACCGTCTGAAGTAAGACCGTACACGTTTATGATTGTTGCACCATATCAATTAATCGATACATGGGCACTAGCTGATGTTCCGATGGATTGGGGCTTAACGTTCCTATCAAAGGATGCATCGCAGTCAGTTGATGAAATGAAAAAAATAATCGAATCGGAAGAAACCTCATACGAATATTCGATATACAATGCCAATGAAATATTTGACCAGAACCGCAATATTATCTTCATCATTGATTTGTTCACCATTGTTTTCGTCATAATGATGTCACTTATTGCAATCGCCAATGTGTTTAACACCATTTCTACGAATATTCGATTACGTAGACGAGAGCTTGCAATGCTTCGCTCAGTTGGTATGTCCAATCGTGATTTCAATAAGATGATGCGCTTTGAATGTGTTCTTTATGGGTTCCAAACATTACTATTTGGACTCCCTATTTCAGGTATTTTAGCTTGGCTAATCTATAAAGGGATGTTTATCGGTGGAGCGGAAGTTGCATTCACATTCCCTTGGAGCAGTATGGGCATTAGTGTACTGGGGGTATTCCTTGTCATATTTATTACAACAATGTACGCACTTCGCATAATTAAAAAAGAAAATATCGTCGATGCACTGCGTGATGATATGAATTAA
- a CDS encoding ABC transporter ATP-binding protein, with translation MEFLKIENLYKTYGQGENQVTALDNVSLTIEKGEFTAIIGSSGSGKSTLLHAIAGVDVPTSGKIYLNGQDVYAQNHEKLAIFRRREVGLIYQFHNLIPTLNVVENITLPILMDRRKVNEERLMDLLNLLGLEDRKTHLPNQLSGGQQQRVAIGRALMNAPAVMLADEPTGSLDSKNGHEIMRLLKSSHEKYQQTLIVVTHDENIALQADRIISMSDGKVIRDEKRVAR, from the coding sequence ATGGAGTTTTTAAAAATTGAAAACTTATACAAAACATATGGGCAAGGTGAAAATCAAGTGACAGCATTGGACAATGTTTCACTTACGATAGAAAAAGGGGAATTTACTGCCATTATCGGTTCATCTGGCTCAGGTAAATCGACATTACTACATGCAATAGCTGGCGTAGATGTACCGACAAGCGGAAAAATTTACTTGAACGGACAAGATGTGTATGCTCAAAATCATGAAAAACTGGCAATTTTCCGTCGTCGAGAAGTTGGTCTGATTTATCAATTTCATAACCTTATTCCTACGTTAAATGTCGTAGAAAATATTACATTACCGATTTTGATGGATCGACGTAAAGTGAATGAAGAACGATTAATGGACTTATTAAACTTACTTGGCCTCGAAGACCGAAAAACCCATTTACCAAATCAACTATCAGGTGGTCAGCAGCAACGCGTTGCGATTGGACGTGCACTGATGAACGCGCCAGCCGTAATGTTAGCTGACGAACCTACAGGTAGTTTAGATAGCAAAAATGGGCATGAAATTATGCGTTTGTTAAAATCCAGCCACGAAAAATATCAGCAAACGCTGATTGTAGTCACGCACGATGAAAATATCGCCTTACAAGCGGATCGGATTATTTCCATGTCTGATGGCAAAGTTATTCGAGATGAGAAACGGGTGGCAAGATAA
- a CDS encoding sensor histidine kinase: MLRNREIRQFTLLFTGITIITAILGFTIQPVAGLLILFTCATFGTLFFLFTKAHYQRITQISEQINLVLHNTDHLFISNAEEGELSILQNEITKMTLRIREQNEALKKEKIYLADSLADIAHQLRTPLTSANLIVSLLKNNPEEHERKTLLWDIQKLFVQMDWLLTSLLKLSRLDADIVNFKMKPLDVTTLIKDSLHPFLMSMDLHNITPQVNTADRLVIHGDFGWLSEAIQNILKNCIESIGNNGTIQIVCQENILYTEITLHDSGPGFKKEDVPYLFERFYRGKNTSTTGYGIGLALCKTIITRQGGTISAKNHPQGGAIFSIRFPK, translated from the coding sequence ATGTTGCGGAATAGGGAGATTCGACAATTTACACTTTTATTTACCGGCATCACAATCATTACCGCCATTTTAGGCTTTACTATTCAGCCCGTAGCTGGCCTATTAATACTTTTTACTTGTGCTACATTTGGTACCTTATTTTTCCTATTTACAAAAGCGCATTATCAAAGGATTACACAAATTTCGGAGCAAATAAATTTAGTGCTGCATAATACAGATCATTTGTTTATTAGTAATGCAGAAGAAGGCGAACTGTCTATTTTACAAAATGAAATTACTAAAATGACGCTTCGCATACGAGAACAAAATGAAGCACTGAAAAAAGAGAAAATATATCTAGCTGATTCACTAGCCGATATTGCACACCAACTACGTACACCACTAACTTCAGCGAATTTGATTGTATCTTTACTGAAAAACAATCCAGAGGAACATGAGCGTAAAACGTTGCTATGGGATATTCAAAAATTATTTGTACAAATGGATTGGCTATTAACCTCTCTGTTAAAATTATCACGTTTAGATGCAGATATTGTAAATTTCAAAATGAAACCATTGGATGTCACAACCTTAATAAAGGATTCGCTTCATCCATTTCTTATGTCGATGGATTTACATAATATTACACCTCAAGTGAATACAGCGGACAGACTAGTTATTCATGGAGATTTCGGTTGGCTTTCAGAGGCCATTCAAAACATTTTAAAAAATTGCATAGAGAGTATAGGCAATAACGGGACGATTCAAATTGTTTGTCAGGAAAATATACTGTATACAGAAATCACCTTGCATGATAGTGGACCAGGTTTTAAAAAAGAAGATGTGCCCTACTTATTTGAACGATTTTACCGTGGGAAAAATACGAGCACGACAGGATATGGCATTGGCCTAGCGCTTTGCAAAACCATTATTACGCGCCAAGGGGGAACTATTAGTGCCAAAAATCATCCGCAAGGTGGCGCAATTTTTTCTATTCGTTTCCCAAAGTGA
- a CDS encoding response regulator transcription factor, with translation MKHIFLVEDDLEIAKNLALLLRSEGFTITHAATQKEAILMLAAQKYDLALLDISLPDGNGFAVCTDIKQTQNIPVIFLTASGDEGSVVTGLNIGADDYVTKPFRPRELIARIGTALRKNGHSPVVFEMRDLHVDPTSGVVKKDGQEVFLSALEYRLLLVFINNPKSIITRDRLLDELWDASGEFVTNNTLTVYIKRLREKIETEPGNPRYILTVRGTGYRLGASHVAE, from the coding sequence ATGAAACATATATTTTTAGTTGAAGACGATTTGGAAATTGCGAAAAACCTCGCTCTTTTACTCCGCTCTGAAGGATTTACCATCACCCATGCTGCGACGCAAAAAGAAGCCATACTCATGCTTGCTGCGCAGAAATATGACTTGGCATTGCTTGATATTTCACTTCCTGATGGCAACGGCTTTGCAGTCTGTACGGATATCAAGCAAACTCAGAACATTCCAGTAATCTTTCTAACAGCTTCTGGCGATGAAGGCAGTGTTGTAACGGGGCTGAACATAGGGGCTGATGACTATGTTACTAAACCTTTTCGTCCACGTGAATTGATTGCTCGAATTGGAACAGCATTACGAAAAAACGGCCATTCTCCAGTTGTCTTTGAAATGCGGGACCTTCATGTTGATCCAACGAGTGGCGTTGTCAAAAAGGATGGGCAAGAAGTTTTTCTTTCTGCGCTTGAGTACCGATTACTATTAGTGTTTATAAATAACCCTAAAAGTATTATCACGCGCGACAGGCTATTGGACGAATTATGGGATGCATCCGGCGAGTTTGTAACGAACAATACCCTAACCGTCTATATAAAACGCCTAAGAGAAAAAATTGAGACAGAACCTGGCAACCCGCGATACATTTTAACTGTTCGTGGTACAGGTTATCGCCTAGGAGCTAGCCATGTTGCGGAATAG
- a CDS encoding DUF6980 family protein: MTKQHCCEYMDYHANFKCDMHIDPFDCPDKIIIFSDKDNTYGLIIHDGGSSSIAIEFCPWCGSKL; this comes from the coding sequence ATGACGAAACAACATTGTTGTGAGTATATGGATTACCATGCAAATTTCAAATGTGACATGCATATCGATCCATTTGATTGTCCTGACAAAATAATCATTTTTTCGGATAAAGATAATACATACGGTTTGATTATTCATGATGGCGGTTCTTCAAGTATAGCAATTGAATTCTGTCCATGGTGTGGTTCTAAATTATAG
- a CDS encoding glutathionylspermidine synthase family protein produces MYKSERQQFYTQIEQFWADLYDEEYALYDMYEITEEEVEKIRLATERTGKIFFKTAHLLRNVSNETLLEMGYPEETLHFLRLKTMEVESVIARFDFIPHNGSYKCIEMNADTPTFIKELFFVNERICHAFAMENPNADAEQVLKDLIQESVKQNKCSQKTHIVFTAHEQNIEDYYTTLYLMQFISGAKFTPLHQLQIQRGVGLFDEEGKQIDVLYRQTFPIENLILDEDEAQNKIGLWLLELVEQNLLTIINPPSAFLLQNKAVQAVIWGLHEEGNEFFSAEEHEWIADYLLPTYLEESPFMDKGLRYVKKPVFGREGDTIEIYEADGHLLKADAQKSYHHYTKVYQQYIEQPKTTFHSEKGKQTGDILVGSFLISGKPSAIGLRIGGMITNNLSYYLPIGIKSEKFGF; encoded by the coding sequence ATGTATAAAAGCGAGCGCCAACAGTTTTATACGCAAATTGAACAGTTTTGGGCCGATTTATATGACGAGGAATATGCCCTTTATGATATGTATGAAATAACAGAGGAAGAAGTTGAAAAGATTCGGTTAGCAACGGAACGAACGGGTAAAATTTTTTTTAAAACGGCTCATTTATTACGCAACGTATCCAATGAGACATTACTTGAAATGGGTTATCCGGAAGAAACGCTCCATTTTCTTCGTTTAAAAACGATGGAGGTTGAAAGCGTAATTGCGCGCTTTGACTTTATTCCACATAACGGTAGCTATAAATGTATTGAAATGAATGCAGATACACCGACGTTTATTAAGGAATTATTTTTTGTCAACGAACGCATTTGTCATGCGTTCGCAATGGAAAATCCGAATGCTGATGCGGAGCAGGTTTTAAAAGATTTGATTCAGGAAAGCGTTAAACAAAATAAATGTTCTCAAAAAACACATATCGTCTTTACTGCGCATGAACAAAATATAGAAGACTACTATACAACGCTTTACTTAATGCAATTTATATCTGGAGCCAAATTTACGCCGTTGCATCAATTACAAATTCAAAGAGGTGTCGGGTTATTTGATGAGGAAGGGAAGCAAATCGATGTCCTGTATCGTCAAACGTTTCCGATTGAAAATTTAATTCTAGACGAGGATGAAGCACAAAATAAAATCGGCTTGTGGCTATTAGAGTTAGTTGAACAAAATTTGTTAACGATTATCAACCCACCCTCTGCTTTTTTACTACAAAACAAAGCGGTACAAGCTGTCATTTGGGGCTTGCACGAGGAAGGAAATGAATTTTTTTCTGCTGAAGAGCATGAGTGGATTGCCGATTATTTGTTACCTACCTATTTAGAAGAAAGCCCATTTATGGACAAAGGGCTGCGCTATGTAAAAAAACCTGTATTCGGTCGTGAAGGGGATACGATAGAGATTTATGAAGCAGATGGACATTTACTAAAGGCGGATGCACAAAAATCTTATCATCACTATACAAAGGTGTATCAGCAATATATCGAGCAACCAAAAACAACATTTCACAGTGAAAAAGGCAAACAAACAGGAGACATATTGGTTGGTAGCTTTTTAATTAGCGGAAAGCCAAGCGCAATTGGTTTACGCATCGGTGGAATGATTACAAACAATTTATCGTATTACTTGCCAATTGGAATAAAAAGTGAGAAGTTTGGGTTCTGA
- a CDS encoding DUF350 domain-containing protein has translation MNVYLNFLSYLGVSISLLVIGMLLFTLSTPKIKEFQLIAQKNVSAAMLLGGKVIGLAIVLGAAVEYSISLIDMVIWGAIGIVAQVVVFFIAELITIRFSIQKAIKEDNRAVGTILLSLSLAVGWIVAKCLSY, from the coding sequence ATGAATGTGTATTTAAATTTTTTATCATATCTAGGTGTATCTATTAGTTTATTAGTAATCGGTATGTTGCTATTTACGCTAAGTACACCAAAAATTAAAGAGTTCCAATTAATCGCGCAAAAAAATGTAAGTGCTGCGATGCTATTAGGTGGTAAAGTAATCGGCTTAGCCATCGTATTAGGGGCGGCTGTAGAGTATTCGATTTCATTAATAGATATGGTTATTTGGGGTGCAATCGGCATTGTAGCGCAAGTCGTTGTGTTTTTCATAGCAGAACTAATAACGATTCGTTTTAGCATTCAAAAAGCGATTAAAGAAGACAATCGAGCAGTTGGAACAATTTTATTATCGTTATCATTAGCAGTTGGTTGGATTGTTGCGAAATGTTTATCATATTAG
- a CDS encoding ABC transporter permease subunit, producing the protein MNIFLKELKSHRKSLIFWSIGVFLMVASGMTKYEAYSSSGQSINKLMADMPKSLRAVLGFNDLDLTKASGYYGMLFLYLVLMATIHAVMLGATIIAKEERDKTSEFLFVKPVSRSKVITAKLLAALINIVIFNLATFVSSIILLGKYSDGEAVNSEIAILMVAMFILQVLFMVIGSATAAVKKKPKTAASVATGILLLMYMLSMIIDLNESIKGIRYFTPFKYFEAKNVMYGGGLDVSFVVISLILILSFLVITYVYYKKRDLNV; encoded by the coding sequence ATGAATATATTTTTAAAAGAATTGAAGTCTCATCGAAAATCACTCATATTTTGGAGCATCGGTGTTTTCCTGATGGTGGCATCAGGAATGACTAAATATGAAGCGTATTCGTCATCGGGCCAATCGATAAATAAATTGATGGCAGATATGCCAAAATCGCTACGGGCTGTATTAGGTTTCAATGATTTGGATTTAACGAAAGCTAGCGGCTACTATGGTATGCTTTTTCTCTATTTAGTGTTAATGGCAACTATTCATGCAGTCATGCTCGGAGCGACCATTATTGCCAAAGAAGAGCGAGATAAAACATCTGAGTTTTTATTCGTTAAACCAGTATCTAGAAGTAAAGTTATTACAGCCAAGCTATTGGCTGCGTTGATAAATATTGTGATCTTCAATCTCGCAACATTCGTTTCGTCTATTATTCTTTTAGGGAAATACAGCGATGGCGAAGCGGTGAATAGTGAAATTGCAATCTTAATGGTAGCAATGTTCATTTTGCAGGTGTTGTTTATGGTTATTGGCAGTGCCACTGCTGCTGTAAAGAAGAAACCAAAAACGGCTGCATCAGTGGCTACTGGAATTCTCTTACTTATGTATATGTTATCAATGATTATTGATCTGAATGAGAGTATAAAAGGAATAAGATATTTTACACCATTTAAATATTTTGAAGCGAAAAATGTAATGTATGGCGGTGGGCTAGATGTAAGCTTTGTCGTAATCTCCCTAATATTGATTCTATCATTTTTGGTCATAACCTATGTTTATTATAAAAAAAGAGATTTGAATGTTTAG